The following proteins are encoded in a genomic region of Drosophila willistoni isolate 14030-0811.24 chromosome 3R, UCI_dwil_1.1, whole genome shotgun sequence:
- the LOC6647336 gene encoding insulin-like growth factor 1 receptor: protein MWWWHLFFFIFIYPVLVRSERICTSIDVRHFDDFRKLQSCTHVVGHVSIAFVELPSNITSNELKSEVTEITDYLMVYRCHSLLTLESIFPQLRLIRGQNLAFDQYSLIVYENRNLRELGLVQLLRIQNGFIRIESNPMLCFVQTIDWMYLLGNGTQQHFSLKYNKSPGHCPVCGGLIDDFEFNTNSTLFCWNLHAIQVRPKPPRLADCGPECGLNGCDLAGNCCQSSCVTGCSAQNCTLCATFERGGTCVDRCLAKYELNQRQCITYRECRQLGLIPLTSGYRCVDKCPDNQIEVRDANGTIHCQLRCQGVFHVRTRKDLNLLEDCVNINGSLIIELVDIKEKIVNDLEKALINVKEITGYLKVVHSAQLVSLTFLKNLDTICGNELIENKYALYVVDNHHLEHIWPTNRQVAILHGSMFFHLNPRLCTDKLFQLESSLKSIQKLSIADISPNSNGERAICGDAVQTLNATVEDVNATAACITVNYMNWDSMDILIGYSYYYMEAPERNITMYDGRHGCGHDDWLMDLSVGLNRRHVISNLKPYTQYAYFAKTLTRTDYHYQVDAYSKIQYFYTLPSKPSQVTRIYGTSEKSNQILIHWWPPRFPNGHISKYYVTYEPHNLTTEELGKSHPNYRPIDDSDFDCECSILIPYNSGPHPDDEDYYNKDKIAYEDALPNLIYVSRKKNDTKSEKSKSDANTNNATKEKVQSPPKDQKPSKEQIPAKVQTAQNAQGVQSPAIVQTPSIVQTTSKEQTPSKEQTPLKESTPPKGQTPLPTNTSKAILNTLERFELYRRQKDEMGRAIQDKNKNDVVLLKPLPLCKEPHASVSHQLEEKCVNEEEINGIALSGTQHYYYLTQLKEEQYYRITIRACVDGVVNGCSKPAEALLKTTSMTVESWIRG, encoded by the exons ATGTGGTGGTGGCatctcttcttttttattttcatctaTCCAGTTTTGGTCAGATCAGAAAGAATATGCACATCCATAGATGTCAGGCACTTTGATGACTTCCGAAAGTTGCAGAGCTGCACACATGTGGTGGGACATGTAAGCATTGCCTTTGTAGAGTTGCCGTCCAATATAACATCGAACGAATTGAAAAGCGAGGTGACTGAAATCACTGACTATTTGATGGTATATCGTTGCCATAGTTTACTTACACTGGAGTCCATATTTCCTCAATTGCGTTTGATACGCGGTCAGAACTTGGCATTCGATCAGTATAGTCTGATTGTCTATGAAAATCGTAACTTGAGGGAACTAGGCTTGGTTCAACTATTGCGCATTCAAAATGGTTTCATACGCATCGAAAGCAATCCCATGCTGTGCTTTGTGCAAACTATAGACTGGATGTATCTATTGGGCAATGGTACACAACAGCATTTTTCCCTCAAG TACAATAAATCGCCGGGTCATTGTCCAGTTTGCGGTGGTCTCATCGATGACTTTGAATTTAATACGAATTCCACATTATTCTGCTGGAATCTCCATGCAATTCAAGTACGTCCAAAGCCTCCCAGGCTGGCCGATTGTGGTCCAGAGTGTGGCCTTAACGGTTGTGACTTGGCAGGAAATTGCTGTCAAAGTAGCTGTGTGACTGGATGCTCTGCCCAGAATTGCACTCTATGTGCCACATTTGAACGCGGCGGAACATGTGTGGATCGCTGCCTGGCCAAATATGAGCTAAACCAAAGACAATGTATCACCTATCGGGAATGCCGTCAATTGGGTCTGATTCCCCTAACTAGTGGCTATCGGTGTGTGGATAAATGTCCAGATAATCAAATTGAAGTGCGAGATGCCAATGGCACCATTCACTGTCAATTGCGATGTCAAGGTGTTTTCCATGTGAGGACAAGGAAAGATCTTAATCTGCTGGAGGATTGTGTGAACATAAATGGTTCATTGATCATCGAGCTAGTGGACATTAAAG AGAAAATTGTCAACGATTTGGAGAAAGCTTTGATCAATGTCAAGGAAATAACAGGCTATCTAAAAGTTGTGCATTCAGCCCAGCTTGTATCATTGACTTTTCTTAAAAATCTAGATACCATTTGTGGCAATGAGTTGATCGAAAATAA ATACGCCCTATATGTGGTGGATAATCATCATTTGGAGCACATTTGGCCAACCAATCGTCAGGTGGCCATATTGCATGGTTCCATGTTCTTTCACCTCAATCCTCGTTTGTGCACCGACAAATTATTTCAGTTAGAATCGTCACTGAAAAGTATACAAAAACTATCCATAGCAGATATCTCACCCAATTCAAATGGTGAGCGAGCAATTTGTGGCGATGCTGTGCAGACACTAAATGCAACAGTCGAGGATGTGAACGCCACAGCGGCATGCATTACGGTCAACTATATGAATTGGGATAGTATGGATATTTTAATAGGTTACTCCTATTACTACATGGAGGCACCTGAACGCAATATAACGATGTACGATGGTCGTCATGGTTGCGGCCACGATGA TTGGCTAATGGATCTCTCAGTTGGTTTAAACCGTCGTCATGTTATATCGAACTTAAAACCTTATACACAATATGCCTATTTTGCAAAGACTCTTACCCGCACTGATTATCATTACCAAGTCGATGCCTATTCGAAGATACAATACTTCTATACTCTGCCGAGCAAACCAAGTCAAGTCACACGAATCTATGGTACTTCTGAAAAGAGCAATCAAATT CTCATCCATTGGTGGCCACCTAGATTTCCCAACGGTCACATATCCAAATATTATGTCACCTATGAGCCACACAATTTAACCACTGAAGAGCTTGGCAAAAGTCATCCTAATTATCGACCCATTGACGACAGCGATTTTGATTGTGAATGCAGTATTCTGATACCCTACAATTCGGGTCCCCATCCAGATGATGAGGACTACTACAATAAGGATAAAATTGCCTATGAAGATGCTCTACCCAATTTGATATATGTTTC tcgtaaaaaaaatgacacgaaaagtgaaaaatcgAAGTCCGACGCCAATACAAACAATGCGACCAAAGAAAAAGTGCAGAGCCCACCTAAAGATCAAAAACCATCTAAAGAGCAGATCCCGGCTAAAGTACAGACAGCTCAAAATGCACAAGGAGTGCAGAGCCCAGCAATAGTTCAAACCCCATCAATAGTTCAGACTACATCAAAAGAGCAGACCCCATCAAAAGAGCAGACCCCATTAAAAGAGTCAACGCCACCAAAAGGGCAGACTCCATTACCAACAAACACTTCGAAGGCAATATTAAATACTTTGGAAAGGTTTGAACTATATCGCCGGCAAAAAGATGAAATGGGACGTGCCATTCAGGATAAGAATAAAAATGATGTTGTGCTGCTGAAGCCATTGCCATTATGTAAAGAACCCCATGCCTCGGTCAGTCATCAGTTGGAGGAGAAATGTGTAAACGAAGAGGAGATCAATGGCATTGCATTGTCTGGGACCCAACACTATTATTATCTAACGCAATTAAAAGAGGAGCAATACTATCGAATCACTATAAGGGCCTGTGTGGATGGAGTGGTTAATGGTTGTTCGAAACCAGCGGAGGCCCTACTTAAGACCACCAGCATGACTGTGGAATCATGGATAAGGGGCTAA